Genomic window (Primulina eburnea isolate SZY01 chromosome 8, ASM2296580v1, whole genome shotgun sequence):
tttttatcatttttccTAAAATACCCCTACATAAATAACCATATTAAATacttttatctttttttttttaccaattttCTAGAACACCTATCTcattcaaggcaaaaacttgtatgagacggtctcacgagtcatattttgtaagacggatctttatttgggtcatccatgaaaaagtattactttttatgctgagagtattattttttattgtgaatattgatagggttgacccgtctcacaacataggatccgtgagacggtctcacataagactaaCTCCTCATTCAATtaataatatatcaaaatagtttctaatatttgaaattaataaaatatttaattattatttatatatattatattaccgtagaaaaaatataacaaaaaaatcctgaaaaaaaaaaacttagaatAATAAAATGGCCAGGAAGAAATTTACGATAAATGTGGACTGGGCTTATGCTATGAtggaaaattttcgaaaatacagtTTGGCTGTTTCTTCTGGGAATAATGATGCTCAAATTTCTTTGGAAGATAAGTGGGTTCCACCACTACCAAACTATTTTAGATTGGATGTTGATGCAGGCTTTGATATTAGAAACAACAAATTTAGTGTGGGGGCGGTGGTGCGTAATACATTGGGACAGGTTTGTGGTGCGCATGCTAGCCCTATCAGATATCCAGGTTCAGTTGCTTGTGCGGAGTTGTTAGCAATCAGAAATGGAATGGACTTATGTCTCCGGGTTGGGCTAACAAATGTTTGTATATTTTCTGATTCATTGGAAGCTGTTAGGATGGTCCTTTCACACGTAGAAGATCTTGGATCTGCTGGGGTTCTTGCTATGGAAATCCAATCAATGTTAGAGCTTCCAAACTTTCATTCCATCAAACATGTGCGACGAAGGGCTGTCGAAGTCGCTCACATTTTAGCTCGCAAAGCTTTATCTTGTAATAGATCCATTAATTGTGTTAATGACGACCTACCTTTGTGGTTGGTAAACATTGTATCTCGGGATTTTCCGAATTAATGTTATTATAgttcatttcaaaaaaaaaaaaaaattatacttta
Coding sequences:
- the LOC140839317 gene encoding uncharacterized protein codes for the protein MARKKFTINVDWAYAMMENFRKYSLAVSSGNNDAQISLEDKWVPPLPNYFRLDVDAGFDIRNNKFSVGAVVRNTLGQVCGAHASPIRYPGSVACAELLAIRNGMDLCLRVGLTNVCIFSDSLEAVRMVLSHVEDLGSAGVLAMEIQSMLELPNFHSIKHVRRRAVEVAHILARKALSCNRSINCVNDDLPLWLVNIVSRDFPN